In the Paralichthys olivaceus isolate ysfri-2021 chromosome 17, ASM2471397v2, whole genome shotgun sequence genome, one interval contains:
- the ssr1 gene encoding translocon-associated protein subunit alpha isoform X1 yields MKFLHKLLLLMALLVFPAALLSRGPMVSAQDLTEDEEAEAVEEDVVDDVTAEDEDDEAEVEDDENVELTEEKEEEEEEALVGEVKASPNADTTILFVKGEDFPANNIVKFLLGFTNKGAENFVVESLDASFRYPQDYQFYIQNFTALQLGTVVPPSKQATFEYSFIPAEPMGGRPFGLVINLNYKDGSGNIFQDAVFNQTVTVTEREDGLDGETIFMYVFLSGLGLLVIVGLHQLLESRKRRRPAPKVEMGTSTHNDVDLSWIPQETLNQIMQSRRDKASPRRSPRKRNQKRSAGSDE; encoded by the exons ATGAAGTTCctgcacaagctgctgctgctgatggcgCTGTTAGTCTTCCCGGCCGCGCTGCTCTCCAGAG GGCCGATGGTGAGCGCTCAGGATCTGACGGAAGATGAGGAGGCTGAGGCCGTGGAGGAAGATGTTGTGGATGATGTGACGGCTGAAGACGAGGACGATGAAGCAGAAGTGGAAGACGATGAAAATGTAGAATTG acagaagaaaaagaagaggaggaggaagaggcgtTGGTTGGAGAGGTGAAGGCTTCCCCCAACGCTGACACCACCATCCTGTTTGTCAAAGGAGAAG ACTTCCCAGCCAACAACATCGTGAAGTTCCTGCTCGGCTTCACCAACAAGGGAGCAGAGAACTTCGTGGTGGAGTCTCTGGACGCGTCTTTCCGTTACCCACAG GATTATCAGTTCTACATCCAGAACTTCACCGCTCTGCAGCTCGGCACCGTGGTTCCTCCGAGCAAACAGGCCACCTTCGAGTACTCCTTCATCCCCGCGGAGCCAATGGGAGGGCGGCCATTCGGACTCGTCATCAACCTCAACTACAAGGACGGCAGT ggaAACATTTTCCAGGATGCAGTGTTCAACCAGACGGTCACTGTCACTGAGCGAGAGGACGGATTGGATGGAGAGAC GATCTTCATGTACGTCTTCCTGTCGGGCCTCGGGCTGCTGGTCATCGTCGGCCTTCACCAGCTGCTGGAGTCCCGAAAG aGGAGGCGTCCAGCTCCAAAGGTGGAGATGGGAACCTCGACCCACAACGACGTTGATCTGAGCTGGATCCctcaggaaacactgaaccaGATCA TGCAGAGTCGCAGAG ACAAAGCGTCTCCGAGACGATCTCCTCGCAAAAGGAACCAGAAGCGCTCGGCCGGCTCCGACGAGTGA
- the ssr1 gene encoding translocon-associated protein subunit alpha isoform X2 produces MKFLHKLLLLMALLVFPAALLSRGPMVSAQDLTEDEEAEAVEEDVVDDVTAEDEDDEAEVEDDENVELTEEKEEEEEEALVGEVKASPNADTTILFVKGEDFPANNIVKFLLGFTNKGAENFVVESLDASFRYPQDYQFYIQNFTALQLGTVVPPSKQATFEYSFIPAEPMGGRPFGLVINLNYKDGSGNIFQDAVFNQTVTVTEREDGLDGETIFMYVFLSGLGLLVIVGLHQLLESRKRRRPAPKVEMGTSTHNDVDLSWIPQETLNQINKASPRRSPRKRNQKRSAGSDE; encoded by the exons ATGAAGTTCctgcacaagctgctgctgctgatggcgCTGTTAGTCTTCCCGGCCGCGCTGCTCTCCAGAG GGCCGATGGTGAGCGCTCAGGATCTGACGGAAGATGAGGAGGCTGAGGCCGTGGAGGAAGATGTTGTGGATGATGTGACGGCTGAAGACGAGGACGATGAAGCAGAAGTGGAAGACGATGAAAATGTAGAATTG acagaagaaaaagaagaggaggaggaagaggcgtTGGTTGGAGAGGTGAAGGCTTCCCCCAACGCTGACACCACCATCCTGTTTGTCAAAGGAGAAG ACTTCCCAGCCAACAACATCGTGAAGTTCCTGCTCGGCTTCACCAACAAGGGAGCAGAGAACTTCGTGGTGGAGTCTCTGGACGCGTCTTTCCGTTACCCACAG GATTATCAGTTCTACATCCAGAACTTCACCGCTCTGCAGCTCGGCACCGTGGTTCCTCCGAGCAAACAGGCCACCTTCGAGTACTCCTTCATCCCCGCGGAGCCAATGGGAGGGCGGCCATTCGGACTCGTCATCAACCTCAACTACAAGGACGGCAGT ggaAACATTTTCCAGGATGCAGTGTTCAACCAGACGGTCACTGTCACTGAGCGAGAGGACGGATTGGATGGAGAGAC GATCTTCATGTACGTCTTCCTGTCGGGCCTCGGGCTGCTGGTCATCGTCGGCCTTCACCAGCTGCTGGAGTCCCGAAAG aGGAGGCGTCCAGCTCCAAAGGTGGAGATGGGAACCTCGACCCACAACGACGTTGATCTGAGCTGGATCCctcaggaaacactgaaccaGATCA ACAAAGCGTCTCCGAGACGATCTCCTCGCAAAAGGAACCAGAAGCGCTCGGCCGGCTCCGACGAGTGA